In a single window of the Elaeis guineensis isolate ETL-2024a chromosome 4, EG11, whole genome shotgun sequence genome:
- the LOC140857495 gene encoding receptor-like protein EIX2, with the protein MKVSGEMNGTILKNYTLYNENMQVIVKGIYIEYATLLPLVIIIDLSNNKLSGTIPEELTSLFGLVSLNLSGNHLIGEITEKIGALQQLESLDLSRNNLFGRIPSSMIGLTFLSYLNLSYNNFSGRVPLGNQLQTFTDLSIYAGNPGLCGFPLTQKCKDDGTNQGPNAVGGDEQNDDSMDKERFKMKWNMSTGAGFAIGFWVVFGPLLFNNKWREAYFQLIDQAYDTVYVVLAVIFTRFREHNVRA; encoded by the coding sequence ATGAAAGTGTCGGGGGAGATGAATGgaacaattttaaaaaattatactcTTTACAATGAAAACATGCAAGTGATTGTAAAAGGAATATACATTGAGTATGCCACATTGCTTCCACTTGTGATCATTATAGACCTTTCAAATAATAAATTATCTGGAACAATACCAGAAGAACTAACCAGCCTTTTTGGACTCGTGAGCTTAAACTTGTCTGGAAATCATCTGATAGGAGAGATCACAGAAAAGATTGGTGCATTGCAACAATTGGAGTCACTTGACTTATCAAGAAACAATCTTTTCGGTAGAATTCCTTCAAGCATGATTGGTCTAACTTTTTTGAGTTACTTGAACTTGTCATATAACAACTTCTCAGGAAGAGTTCCATTAGGTAATCAACTTCAAACCTTCACTGACTTATCTATCTATGCCGGCAATCCTGGTCTTTGCGGGTTCCCATTAACTCAAAAGTGCAAAGATGATGGGACAAACCAAGGTCCAAATGCTGTTGGAGGGGATgaacaaaatgatgattccatggataaagaaagatttaaaaTGAAGTGGAATATGAGCACTGGAGCAGGATTCGCTATAGGTTTTTGGGTTGTTTTTGGCCCGTTATTATTCAACAACAAATGGAGAGAAGCCTATTTTCAACTTATAGATCAAGCATATGATACCGTTTATGTGGTCCTGGCAGTGATTTTTACTAGGTTTAGAGAACATAATGTTAGAGCATGA
- the LOC140857494 gene encoding receptor-like protein EIX1, whose amino-acid sequence MNNFGGIRIPEFMGSFRQLKYLNLSCANLGGLVPHQLGNLSSLQYLDLSHYYYYYYYFYGDIDDNPSGFLIIDNAIWISRLSSLRYLNMTGVKFKEGVHWLQALNILPSVIEIHLSDCGINTTSLSLPHMNFTSLSVLDLSENSINSMIPGWLFNISSLEYLDLGFNIFLGIIPPAIKNLASLKALDLSGNYFLEGKISVELGELCTLQYLGLQYINISKNLHEFDDVFTGCIKNSLETLYMRKTQLGGYLPDWLGDFRKLKILDLSGNSISGPIPASLGRLAELVELFLEENFLKGVMSEEQFANFTKLQYLDLSQNQLILNLTSDWIPPFQLQRLYVGSCKLGPRFPAWLLMLKNITNLDMSSTEISDAIPDWFWRSFSQIWDLDISSNGITGSVPDLTDFNNLYYFNLSSNHFEGPLPKFNSSILWLLDLSNNSFSGAVHLDIGKSMPDLEYLSLSTNNLNGKIPLSSVIFDMTLLIFQKIYCWVSSLIAGTTLPLSLSWIFQATIYLEVFLHQSVHYFFLNHCI is encoded by the coding sequence ATGAACAACTTTGGAGGAATTCGTATCCCAGAATTCATGGGCTCATTCCGTCAGCTCAAATATCTTAACCTCTCCTGTGCTAATTTGGGCGGACTGGTCCCACACCAGCTTGGGAATCTATCAAGTCTCCAATATCTCGATCTcagtcattattattattattattattatttttatggcGATATTGATGACAATCCATCTGGATTTCTCATCATTGATAATGCCATCTGGATTTCTCGGCTTTCTTCTCTGCGATATCTCAATATGACGGGTGTGAAATTCAAAGAAGGTGTTCACTGGCTGCAAGCACTAAACATACTCCCTTCTGTTATTGAGATACACTTATCTGATTGTGGCATCAACACCACTTCGCTCTCTCTTCCACATATGAATTTTACTTCACTTTCTGTTCTTGATCTTTCTGAAAATTCCATTAATTCGATGATACCTGGTTGGTTGTTCAACATAAGCAGCCTCGAgtaccttgatctcggctttaaTATTTTTCTGGGCATCATTCCTCCTGCAATTAAGAATCTAGCTTCGCTCAAGGCCCTTGATCTATCTGGTAATTATTTTCTTGAAGGCAAAATTTCGGTTGAACTTGGGGAGCTGTGTACGCTACAGTATTTGGGATTGCAATACATTAATATCAGCAAAAATTTGCATGAATTTGATGACGTGTTTACCGGATGCATCAAAAATAGTTTAGAAACTCTGTACATGCGGAAAACCCAGCTTGGCGGTTATTTGCCGGATTGGTTGGGAGACTTCAGAAAGCTCAAAATTCTCGATTTGAGTGGCAACTCAATTTCTGGTCCTATTCCTGCATCACTTGGAAGACTTGCAGAGTTAGTTGAGTTATTCCTCGAAGAGAACTTTTTGAAGGGTGTGATGTCTGAAGAGCAGTTTGCCAATTTCACCAAACTGCAATATCTAGATTTATCACAAAATCAATTAATTCTGAATCTGACATCTGATTGGATTCCCCCTTTTCAGCTTCAAAGGTTATATGTTGGTTCTTGCAAGCTGGGACCACGATTCCCAGCATGGCTCCTGATGCTAAAAAACATTACCAATTTAGACATGTCTAGCACAGAAATTTCAGACGCTATACCAGATTGGTTTTGGAGGTCATTTTCCCAGATATGGGACTTAGATATCTCCAGCAATGGGATCACTGGCAGTGTACCTGATCTTACAGACTTCAACAacctttattattttaatttgagtTCTAACCACTTTGAGGGACCTTTGCCAAAATTTAATTCTTCAATATTGTGGTTACTAGACCTATCAAACAATTCATTTTCAGGAGCGGTTCATCTTGACATTGGCAAAAGTATGCCTGATTTGGAATATCTCTCTCTTTCCACAAATAATTTAAATGGTAAAATTCCCTTGTCCTCTGTCATTTTCGATATGACGCTCTTgatctttcaaaaaatttattgttgGGTGAGCTCCCTGATTGCTGGAACCACTCTTCCCTTATCATTGTCATGGATTTTTCAAGCAACAATCTATCTGGAAGTGTTCCTCCATCAATCTGTTCATTACTTTTTCTTGAATCATTGCATTTGA